The following DNA comes from Glaciihabitans arcticus.
GTGCAGGTCGCCGGTGGTTCCGTCGGGCAGGGTTGCGCCCGTGATCAGAATCGAGGTCACGAGACACCGCCAGCGAGCAGCAAGTAGAGCACAGCCATCCTTATCGATACCCCGTTAGCGACCTGTTCGAGCACTGTCGATCGGGGAGAATCGGCGGCGTTCGCGGAGATTTCGAGGCCGCGGTTCATCGGTCCGGGGTGCATCACCAGACTACCGTCCGGCAGCTTCGCGAGCCGCTCGTCGTCGAGCCCCCACTGCCTCGAGTACTCGCGTGCGGTCGGGAAGAACGCGGCGTGCATCCGCTCGCTCTGGATGCGCAGCATCATGATCACGTCGGGCTGCGCCGCGATCGCCTGGTCGAGGTCGTAGCCGATGGTGACCGGCCAGCCATCGATGCCGAGCGGCACGAGGGTGGCGGGTGCCACGAGGTGCACCTCGGCTCCGAGGGTGGTCAGCAGCCAGACGTTCGAGCGCGCGACCCGCGAGTGCAGGATGTCGCCGACGATCGTGACGCGCACCCCGTCGAGGGCCTTGCCGCGCGCCCCGTGACCGTGCAGCCGGCGGCGGATGGTGAACGCGTCGAGCAGCGCCTGGGTCGGGTGTTCGTGGGTGCCGTCCCCGGCGTTCACGATTCCCGCGTCGATCCACCCGCTCTGCGCGAGCACGTTCGGTGCTCCGGATGCATGGTGCCGGATGACCACCGCATCCGCACCGATCGCGGCCAGGGTCTGCGCCGTGTCCTTGAGGCTCTCGCCCTTTGAGACACTCGAGCCCTTCGCGCTGAAGTTGATCACGTCGGCGCTGAGGCGCTTGGCGGCAGCCTCGAACGAGATGCGCGTGCGGGTCGAGTCCTCGAAGAAGAGGTTCACGACCGTCTTGCCGCGGAGCGCCGGAAGCTTCTTGACCTCGCGTGTCGCGACATCCGCCATGTCCTCGGCGATGTCGAGGATCGCGACGGCCTCGTCACGCGAAAGGTCCTTTGTGGAGAGCAGGTGCCTCATTCGATCGTCACCTCATCCGTTCCGTCGACCTCTTCGAGGTGCACGTTGATGCGCTCGGCGAGCGAAGAGGGCAGGTTCTTGCCCACGAAGTCGGCGCGGATGGGCAGTTCGCGGTGTCCGCGGTCGACGAGGGCCGCGAGGCGCACGGCGCGAGGGCGGCCGAGGTCGTTGATCGCGTTGAGTGCGGCCCGGATCGTGCGGCCGGAGAACAGCACGTCATCCACCAGCACGACGGTCTTTCCGTCGATGCCGCCGGACGGGATGCTCGTCGGGGAAGGCGCGCGGGTCGGGTTCTTCGCGAGGTCGTCGCGGTACATGGTGACGTCGAGGGACCCAATCGACACGGCCCCGGGCTCGATGCCGTCGAGGATCAGTCCGAGGCGGCGGGCGAGGATGACGCCGCGCGTCGGGATGCCGAGAAGCACCAGATCGGAGGAGCCACGGTTGGACTCAAGGATCTCGTGTGAGATGCGAGTCAACGCCCGGGTGATATCAGCCTGCTGCATGACGATCCGTGCAGTCATTCTGACCTCCTTCCCCGCCTCTCTGGACGGAACTTAAAGGATGTCTGTTTCGACCACTATAGCCCGACGGGAGCGTCCCTCGACGAACCGCGTTTCACACACGCGGCGAGGAGCCGGGTGGCCTCGCGCGCGTCCGCCGCCGTGAAGCTGCCCTCGCCCGTACGCCGCCAATCGATCACCCGGGAGATCAGGGCCGCGTACTCGGGGAACTCGCTGATGGCGAACAGGCCGGCTTCGGCCTTGGAGACGATCCGCCCCTGCTCGATGGTCACCACGAGCCGCGGTGGGCCGAGCACGACCCAGGCGACGGCGGCAGCCGAGACCGGTGCGCTGCCTCTCGTGAAGAGGGCGCGCTTGCGGGCATTCCGGCCGAGGGGGCGCCAGTAGGAGACGAGGTTGGCCGCGCTGAACTCCGCGGCGCGGCGTGCGGTCCGCGCGTCCGCCTCCGGCGCGGGACTCCATGGCCCGAGCCCCGACTGTGCGATTTCCGCGCGGGGCGCTCCCCCGAGCTCCAGCCAGGTGACCCACGAGAGCTGGTCGCCCGCAACACCGAGGCGGAACTCGCCGTCCACAACCTGGGGTGCCGACGGCACCGAGTCGGGACCGTCGGCCAGCTGGTCGACGGTGAGATAGAGGGCGTCGACGGGAGTCGTCGCCTTTGTGGCGGCGTGTAGTGCGACGAGAGCCGCGACATCCCGCTCGAGAATCGGACGCCAGGTCACGATGACCAGGTCGATGTCGCTGCGCGCCTCGTGCCAGTCGTCGGTTGCCGCAGAGCCCGTGACGTACACGCTCTCGACCAGGCCCGGGAAGCGCGCGAGAAGCGCCGAGACGAAGGTCTCGATGCGCGGCAGCGCGCGCTCGTCGATTTCGGCCACCCAACGAGGCTAGTCGAGAGGCGCGATCAACCCCAGCGCTTGAGTAGCGCGCGTTCGATCAGGCCGACGATGGTGTCGGTGATGATGCCGAACAGGCCGAGCAGCAGGATCGTGAGGAATAGCCGGTCGATGCGGCCGTTCTGGTTCGAGTCGGTGAGCAGCCAGCCGAGGCCCATCGAGGCTCCGAGCAGCTCGGCGGCGACCAGGAACAACCAGGACTGCGCGAGGGCCAGGCGGAGCCCGGAGATGACAGCGGGGACCACCGCGGGCAGCTGCACGAGGCTCAGCAGCCGCACGCCCGTATAGCCGTAGGCGCGACCCGCCTCGAGCAGTTGGGGGTCGACGTGCCGAAGCGCATTCGACACCACCGTGTACACGGGGAAGAACGCGCCGATCGCGATCAGGGTTACCTTCGAGTCCTCGTTGATGCCGAGGTAGAGGCCGAGCAGCGGCACCCACGCGAGCGACGGGATCGCACGCAGGCCGCCGAGGCTCGGGCTGATGAGGTAGTTGCCGAGACGCGAGAGCCCCACGAACGACGCGATGACCAGGCCGATCGTCGAGCCGATCACAAAGCCGAGAATGACGCGCTGCACCGAGATCGCGATATGGATGCCGAGCACCCCGCGATTGACGAGGTCGACACCGGCGAGGAACACCGACGCGGGTGACGGCAGTCGGTAGGCCGGGATGACGTCGAGCACGATGATGAGCTGCCAGATGCCGACGAGCGCCACCGGCAGTGCAGCACCGAGCAGGATACGCGTGCCGAGGGGGAGGTCGCCTCCCGCACGGCGGCGCACCGCAGTGGACGATCTCACGGCTGCGAGATCGTCCACGCGGAGTGGTTCAGAGGACAACGAGTCAGCCGATCAGGTCAGGGTTGGCGTTGTCGATGAACTCGGTGTTGAACAGGCTGTCGAGGGCGTCGTCGATCGCGCCCTGGTCAGCGACCGCGCCGGATTCGACGAAAATCGGGCCGATGATGGCGAGCACGTCGGTCTGCGCCGTGCCCGGCTTCGGGTCGATGTCGAGGGCGGTGCGCTCGAGCAGCACGGACTTGGCGATCGCGATGTCGATGCCGGCGACGTCTGCAAGGATCTGCGCGGCGTCATCGGGGTTCTCGGCGGCCCAGGCGCGGGCCTTCTCGTAGGCACTCACCACGACCTGCGCGATGTCGGGCGACGCAGAGAGGAACTCCTCGGTGCCGTTGAGCAGGCCGTAACTGTTGAAGTCGGGGTTGTCGTAGATGATCTTCGATCCGGCGGTCACAACGCTCGCGGAGAGCAGCGGGTCGAGACCGGCCCATGCGTCGATGGTTCCGGCTTCGAGAGCCGTCTTGCCGTCGGCGTGCTGCAGCTGCGTGATGGTCACCTCGTCGAGGCCCACACCGGCTTCCTCGAGCGCCTGGAGCAGGAAGAAGTAGGGGTCGGTTCCGGCGTTGGCACCGATGTTCTTGCCCTTGAGGTCTTCGACGGAGTCGATGCTCGAGTCCTTGCCGACCAGGATCGCCGCCCAGTTCGGCTGCGAGTAGACGTCGATCGACTGGATCGGCGAGCCGTTCGAGCGCGCGAGCAATGCGGCTGAACCGGCGGTCGAGCCGATGTCGATGGAACCGGCCCGCAGGGCGTCGTTGGCGGCGGCCGAGCCCGCGGACTGGATCCAGTTGACGGTGACCTTGTCGCCGAAGGTGTCTTCGAGCCAGCCCTGGTCCTTGATGATCAGGCTCAGCGGGTTGTAGGTCGCGAAGTCGATGTTGAGCACGTCGCTCGAGAAGCTGCCCGGGAGGGTCTCCTTCGGCTCGGGCGCGATGTTCGAGCCTTCACCGGCGACACAGCCGGTCAGGATGAGCGCCGCTGCCGTGGCGACGGCGGCGATCGAGAGAATGCGTTTGTGGGTCATGGGGTCCTCAGAGGGTGTGTGCGGGATGGTGTGTCGAAACGCCGAGCCCCTCGAGGAGCTCGGCGCGTAGGTGGGCGAGTGCTGCGTTGCCCCGGTCGCGGGGACGCGCGCCGGGAACGGTGATGACGGTGCGGATGACGGCACCAGAGTCTGCTGCGTAGCCGGGCTCGACGCCGAGCAGCACCACGCGGTCGGCGAGATAGAGCGCCTCTTCCACGTCGTGAGTGACAAACAGGATGGTCGCGGGCTCGGCCGCGTGCAGGTCGAGCAGCAGGTCCTGCATGGTGAGCCGGGTGAGGGCGTCGAGGGCACCGAACGGCTCGTCGAGCAGGAGCACACCCGGGCCGCGGGCGAGGGCTCGCGCGAGGGACGCGCGCTGTGCCATCCCACCGGAGATCTGTCGGGGACGCAGGCCGCCTGCGTCGGTGAGCTGCACGAGCCGCAGCAGCTCCTCAACGCGCTGCCTGCCGGCGTCTGAGGCGGTGCCTCGGGCAAGGCCCACCTCGATGTTGCGACGCACCGAGCGCCAGGGCAGCAGGCGCGGCTCCTGGAAGGCGACGGCGGAGCGCGGGTCGATGCCGGTTACCGGGTTGCCGTCAATCTCGACGTTTCCCTCGGTCGGCTGGTCAAGCCCGCCGATCTGGCGGAGCAGGGTCGATTTGCCACAACCGGACGGCCCGAGCAGGGCGACGATCTCCCCCGGAGCGATCTCGAGGTCCACCTCGCGCAGCACCCGGCGCGGCTGGGCGCCCTTCTCCGCGGCGGGGAACGTGCGGCCCACGCCGTTCAGCGAGACGGGCAGCGCGGTGGAGGACATGGGTACGACGGTAGGGCTCGCGCCCACCTCCCCGACAATCGGGGCGTAACGCGGCGAAATCTAACGCAACATCGACCGCGCCTCGCGTTGCACGGCCGCCGCCACTCGCCCGAGCGCCGCGGAGTCGAGCGCCCACTGCTGCCAGTACAGCGGCACGGTGACGGCAGCGCCGGGATCGAGCTCCACCAGCGTTCCCTCTGCGAGCAGGTCGCGCGACTGCAGGTCGGGCACCATGCCCCAGCCGAGGCCGAGGGCAACGGAATCCACAAAGGCATTAGATCCCGGGATGTGGTGGCGCGGCGGGGCGGACGGCTCCACCCCGCGAGAGCGCAGGTAGTCGTCCTGCAGCGTGTCCTTGCGGTCGAACACGACAACCGGCGCGGACTCGAGCGGCAGCCCGGCTATCGCGGGCACGCCGAGCGGACGGTAGGTCATGCTGCCGAGCGGCGTCACCGTGCAGCCCTGCACCGCCTCGGGTACCGAGGTGATCGCGGCCATGACCGTGCCGTCCCGCAGCAGGTCGGTCGAGTGTCCCTGGTCTTCGCGCAGCACGTCGACGCAGACGCCGTCCAGGCCCACGAAGGCAGGAAGCAGCCAGGTCGCGAGGGAATCGGCGTTGGCGACGAGCGGGATGCTCGTGCGCGCGCTTCCCGGGTCGAGCGCCGCGACCGTATCCCGTTCGAGCAGTTCGAGTTGCCGCGCGAGGCGCATGAGGATCGCGCCGGAGTCGGTGAGCCGGGCCGGTTTGGAGCGCAGCACGAGCACCCGGCCGAGCTGGCCCTCGAGGGCCTTGATCCGCTGGCTCACCGCCGAGGGCGTGACGTTCATCGAACGCGCGGCGGCATCGAAGCTGCCCCCGTCGACGACGGCGATGAGGGTGCGGAGCTGGTCGAGTTGTACATCCATGAAGCGATTCTAATGAACGGTGAGAATCATTAGTTGGACTCGGGATGAGCGGCACTCTAGCGTGGGAACCGTGCTGCTCCCCCTCCTCTCCGGCTTCACCACCGGCGCCTCACTCATCATCGCCATCGGTGCCCAGAACGCCTTTGTGCTGCGTCAGGGCGTGCGCCGCGAGCACGTGCTGCCGATCGTGCTGGTCTGCGCACTCTCTGACGCGATCCTGATCACGCTCGGCGTCGCCGGTATCGGGGCGCTTGTCGAGGCCGCGCCGCTCGCGCTCACCATCGTGACCTGGGCGGGCGCGCTCTTCCTCCTCGGCTACGCGTTTCTTGCGGCCAAGCGGGCCATCCGCCCGTCAGCCCTCGAGGCCGGGGCGGGCACGGCGACGACCATGATTGCGGCGGTCCTCACCGCGGTCGCACTGACCTGGCTGAACCCGCACGTCTATCTCGACACCGTGCTGCTGCTGGGCTCGCTCGCCGCGACGCACGGGATCGAGGGCAAGTGGTGGTTCGCCGCGGGTGCCGTGCTCGCGAGTTTCATCTGGTTCACGGCCCTCGGCTACGGAGCTCGCCTGCTGGCGGGAGTCTTCGCGAGACCCATTGCGTGGCGCGTGCTCGACGGCATCATCGCGGTGGTCATGGCGACCCTCGCGGTGATGCTATTGCTGCGCTGAGTCCTAAACGCGAGTCTGGGCAACCCGCGCGAGCAGGCCGTTCACAAATCCGGCGGAGTCCTCGGTGCTGAGCACCGTCGCCGACTCGACGGCCTCGGAGATCGCGACGCCGTCGGGGATCTCCTCGTTGAAGAGGATCTCCCACATGCCGATGCGAACGATGGCGCGGTCGACGGCGGGCATCCGGCTGATGGTCCAGCCCTGCGCGTACGTCTCGATCAGTTCGTCGATCTCGTCGCCGTGCTCCGTGATCCCGACAACGATCTCGCGGGCATAGCCCCACGAGTTCGCCCGCTTGGGATCATTGTCGGCACGAGCCTGCTCGGCCGCGAGGGCTTCGTTGATGGACTGTCCACGGACATCCGCCCCGTACAGGACATCTAAAGCGCGCTTACGCGCTTTGGAGCGAGCACCCATCAGTCGTTGACGCGACCCAGGTAGCTGCCGTCGCGCGTGTCGACCTTGACCTTGGTGCCCTGCTCGAGGAACAGCGGAACCTGGATCTGGTAGCCGGTCTCGACCGTTGCGGGCTTGGTACCGCCGGTCGAGCGGTCGCCCTGAAGGCCCGGCTCGGTGTACGTGATCTCGAGGGTGACCGACGCAGGCAGCTCGACGTAGAGCGGCGCCTCGTTGTGCAGCGCGATGGTCACGTTCTGGTTCTCGAGCATGAAGTTCTTGGCGTCGCCGACCTGCGCGGCGGACAGCGTGATCTGGTCGTAGGTGCCCAGGTCCATGAAGACGAAGTTCTCGCCGTCGGCGTAGAGGTACTGATAGTCGGCGCGGTCGACGACCTCGGTCTCGATCTTGGCACCGGCGTTGAACGTGCGGTCGACGACCTTGCCGCTCATGACGTTCTTGACCTTGGTGCGCACGAACGCGCCACCCTTGCCGGGCTTGACGTGCTGGAAGTCGATGACGGTCCACAGCTGGCCGTCCATGTTGAGAACGACGCCGTTCTTGATGTCAGCGGTGGAGTCAGCCATGGTGTTTCCGTTCGTGTGAAGGTTGCGGGGCTCTCGAAGAACCCCAGCGAGTCTACCGGTCTAGGCGCGGACGCGGAGAATGGCGCTCAGCGCCAGCACGTACGACTCGAATCCGAAGCCGGCGATGACCCCCGTTGCGACCCCGGAGATGACGCTGTTGTGACGGAACTCCTCGCGCGCGTGCGGGTTCGAAATGTGCACCTCGATGAGGGTGCCTCCCGCCTTGGTGACGAGCGACGCGGCATCCCGAAGACCGTACGAATAGTGAGTGAATGCCGCGGGATTGAGGATGACGGGAGCGCCGGAATCGACCGCTTCGTGCAACCACCCGATGAGCGTGCCCTCGTCGTCGGTCTGGCGCAGGTCGATGGTGGTGCCCTCCGGCGCCTCGGCGTTCAGCAGCGCCTCGAGTGCCGGCAGGTCCTGGTCGCCGTACACGTCGGGCTCGCGGCTGCCGAGACGGCCGAGGTTGGGACCGTTGAGGACGAGGATGCTGCTCATGGGGCCAGCCTAGCGGCGCGCTAGTGTCGAGCCATGGACGACGAGGCTATGCGGGCACTGGCTGCGGCGTACTGGGCCGAGCCCGGCGGCGATGAGTGGGCGGTCGTCGAGGACTACGCCTCGGCCAACTCGCCGGAGCTGCCGGGGGCGATCGCAGCCATGGTCGAGACTGTGCCAGCAGATACATCGTTGTCGATGATCGGCACCGGTCCCATCGAAACGCTCACCCACGGTGGGGCGACCGGCCCGGACGTGGTCGCCGTGCTGCGCGCGACCCGTCTCAGCAGCCAGGTTCTCACGGAGATCCTCAGCGGGGTCTGGCCGTCGATCCTCGCCGAACTCGGCATGGGCCAGCACCTGCGCGGTCTGCTATCGACCGCTGACCTCGAGCGGCTGCTGAATCGAACCGCCTAGATTGCTAGGGTTTTCGCATGCCTCCGGAGACACCCGCCGCCGACCCGACGTCTGCCATCGCCGCCATCATCGGGGTCATCGCCCTCATC
Coding sequences within:
- a CDS encoding LysE/ArgO family amino acid transporter, yielding MLLPLLSGFTTGASLIIAIGAQNAFVLRQGVRREHVLPIVLVCALSDAILITLGVAGIGALVEAAPLALTIVTWAGALFLLGYAFLAAKRAIRPSALEAGAGTATTMIAAVLTAVALTWLNPHVYLDTVLLLGSLAATHGIEGKWWFAAGAVLASFIWFTALGYGARLLAGVFARPIAWRVLDGIIAVVMATLAVMLLLR
- a CDS encoding type II 3-dehydroquinate dehydratase; this encodes MSSILVLNGPNLGRLGSREPDVYGDQDLPALEALLNAEAPEGTTIDLRQTDDEGTLIGWLHEAVDSGAPVILNPAAFTHYSYGLRDAASLVTKAGGTLIEVHISNPHAREEFRHNSVISGVATGVIAGFGFESYVLALSAILRVRA
- the efp gene encoding elongation factor P; translation: MADSTADIKNGVVLNMDGQLWTVIDFQHVKPGKGGAFVRTKVKNVMSGKVVDRTFNAGAKIETEVVDRADYQYLYADGENFVFMDLGTYDQITLSAAQVGDAKNFMLENQNVTIALHNEAPLYVELPASVTLEITYTEPGLQGDRSTGGTKPATVETGYQIQVPLFLEQGTKVKVDTRDGSYLGRVND
- a CDS encoding LysR family transcriptional regulator ArgP, coding for MDVQLDQLRTLIAVVDGGSFDAAARSMNVTPSAVSQRIKALEGQLGRVLVLRSKPARLTDSGAILMRLARQLELLERDTVAALDPGSARTSIPLVANADSLATWLLPAFVGLDGVCVDVLREDQGHSTDLLRDGTVMAAITSVPEAVQGCTVTPLGSMTYRPLGVPAIAGLPLESAPVVVFDRKDTLQDDYLRSRGVEPSAPPRHHIPGSNAFVDSVALGLGWGMVPDLQSRDLLAEGTLVELDPGAAVTVPLYWQQWALDSAALGRVAAAVQREARSMLR
- the nusB gene encoding transcription antitermination factor NusB, which codes for MGARSKARKRALDVLYGADVRGQSINEALAAEQARADNDPKRANSWGYAREIVVGITEHGDEIDELIETYAQGWTISRMPAVDRAIVRIGMWEILFNEEIPDGVAISEAVESATVLSTEDSAGFVNGLLARVAQTRV
- the pyrR gene encoding bifunctional pyr operon transcriptional regulator/uracil phosphoribosyltransferase PyrR, with the translated sequence MTARIVMQQADITRALTRISHEILESNRGSSDLVLLGIPTRGVILARRLGLILDGIEPGAVSIGSLDVTMYRDDLAKNPTRAPSPTSIPSGGIDGKTVVLVDDVLFSGRTIRAALNAINDLGRPRAVRLAALVDRGHRELPIRADFVGKNLPSSLAERINVHLEEVDGTDEVTIE
- a CDS encoding ABC transporter permease, with the protein product MDDLAAVRSSTAVRRRAGGDLPLGTRILLGAALPVALVGIWQLIIVLDVIPAYRLPSPASVFLAGVDLVNRGVLGIHIAISVQRVILGFVIGSTIGLVIASFVGLSRLGNYLISPSLGGLRAIPSLAWVPLLGLYLGINEDSKVTLIAIGAFFPVYTVVSNALRHVDPQLLEAGRAYGYTGVRLLSLVQLPAVVPAVISGLRLALAQSWLFLVAAELLGASMGLGWLLTDSNQNGRIDRLFLTILLLGLFGIITDTIVGLIERALLKRWG
- a CDS encoding nucleotidyltransferase domain-containing protein, encoding MAEIDERALPRIETFVSALLARFPGLVESVYVTGSAATDDWHEARSDIDLVIVTWRPILERDVAALVALHAATKATTPVDALYLTVDQLADGPDSVPSAPQVVDGEFRLGVAGDQLSWVTWLELGGAPRAEIAQSGLGPWSPAPEADARTARRAAEFSAANLVSYWRPLGRNARKRALFTRGSAPVSAAAVAWVVLGPPRLVVTIEQGRIVSKAEAGLFAISEFPEYAALISRVIDWRRTGEGSFTAADAREATRLLAACVKRGSSRDAPVGL
- a CDS encoding aspartate carbamoyltransferase catalytic subunit; the encoded protein is MRHLLSTKDLSRDEAVAILDIAEDMADVATREVKKLPALRGKTVVNLFFEDSTRTRISFEAAAKRLSADVINFSAKGSSVSKGESLKDTAQTLAAIGADAVVIRHHASGAPNVLAQSGWIDAGIVNAGDGTHEHPTQALLDAFTIRRRLHGHGARGKALDGVRVTIVGDILHSRVARSNVWLLTTLGAEVHLVAPATLVPLGIDGWPVTIGYDLDQAIAAQPDVIMMLRIQSERMHAAFFPTAREYSRQWGLDDERLAKLPDGSLVMHPGPMNRGLEISANAADSPRSTVLEQVANGVSIRMAVLYLLLAGGVS
- a CDS encoding ABC transporter ATP-binding protein; the encoded protein is MSSTALPVSLNGVGRTFPAAEKGAQPRRVLREVDLEIAPGEIVALLGPSGCGKSTLLRQIGGLDQPTEGNVEIDGNPVTGIDPRSAVAFQEPRLLPWRSVRRNIEVGLARGTASDAGRQRVEELLRLVQLTDAGGLRPRQISGGMAQRASLARALARGPGVLLLDEPFGALDALTRLTMQDLLLDLHAAEPATILFVTHDVEEALYLADRVVLLGVEPGYAADSGAVIRTVITVPGARPRDRGNAALAHLRAELLEGLGVSTHHPAHTL
- a CDS encoding aliphatic sulfonate ABC transporter substrate-binding protein encodes the protein MTHKRILSIAAVATAAALILTGCVAGEGSNIAPEPKETLPGSFSSDVLNIDFATYNPLSLIIKDQGWLEDTFGDKVTVNWIQSAGSAAANDALRAGSIDIGSTAGSAALLARSNGSPIQSIDVYSQPNWAAILVGKDSSIDSVEDLKGKNIGANAGTDPYFFLLQALEEAGVGLDEVTITQLQHADGKTALEAGTIDAWAGLDPLLSASVVTAGSKIIYDNPDFNSYGLLNGTEEFLSASPDIAQVVVSAYEKARAWAAENPDDAAQILADVAGIDIAIAKSVLLERTALDIDPKPGTAQTDVLAIIGPIFVESGAVADQGAIDDALDSLFNTEFIDNANPDLIG